The Seriola aureovittata isolate HTS-2021-v1 ecotype China chromosome 3, ASM2101889v1, whole genome shotgun sequence genome includes a region encoding these proteins:
- the LOC130166223 gene encoding prostaglandin E2 receptor EP1 subtype-like, which yields MLALSHYNSSASPLLPHFSNDSAGKVEVGVAVEGLLQQGNFSSVQPNTSGVIVVILSMTLGIISNIVALFILANAYSLQRRRSKATFLLFASSLVVTDFIGHVIPGALVLRLYLHGGVRPEDFDSSDGMCQFLGGSMVFFGLCPLFMGCAMAAERCLGVTRPLLHSSLVTKTRTKICLSVIWLAALCVAILPCFQLGSYNYQDPGTWCFINVLSDTEEVDVAFVVLFSGLGLTSLAVAMVCNTISGLTLVLARLRRRPGSHHSAKSHDIEMVVQLVGIMVTSCICWSPLLIFGLMSVIHSYTGSIGDDLSNYKTLMVMGVRLATWNQILDPWVYILLRRTVLRKIYLIAKCQVGLRGNILGRWEPTSFPSSEKKEVNQV from the exons ATGTTAGCTTTGAGCCACTACAACTCCTCGGCCTCCCCGCTCCTCCCTCATTTCTCTAATGACAGTGCAGGGAAGGTGGAGGTCGGGGTGGCTGTTGAAGGCCTGTTGCAGCAGGGAAACTTCTCCTCTGTGCAGCCCAACACCAGCGGCGTCATTGTCGTCATACTGTCCATGACGCTGGGCATCATCTCGAACATTGTGGCCCTCTTTATCCTGGCTAACGCCTACTCCCTCCAGCGCCGGCGCTCCAAAGCCACATTCCTCCTGTTTGCCAGTTCACTGGTGGTCACAGATTTCATTGGCCACGTCATCCCTGGTGCCCTGGTTCTCCGACTCTACCTGCATGGAGGTGTGCGCCCAGAGGACTTCGACTCTTCTGATGGCATGTGCCAGTTCCTGGGTGGCAGCATGGTGTTCTTTGGTCTGTGCCCACTCTTCATGGGCTGCGCCATGGCTGCCGAGCGCTGCCTGGGTGTCACGAGGCCGCTGCTGCACTCGTCCCTGGTCACCAAAACCCGCACGAAgatctgcctgtctgtcatcTGGCTGGCAGCTCTGTGCGTGGCCATCCTTCCCTGCTTTCAACTGGGATCTTACAACTACCAGGACCCAGGGACCTGGTGTTTCATTAACGTGCTCAGTGACACTGAGGAGGTGGATGTGGCTTTTGTGGTGTTGTTCTCTGGACTTGGTCTGACCTCGCTGGCTGTAGCGATGGTGTGTAACACCATCAGCGGACTGACGCTGGTGCTCGCTCGGCTCAGGAGGCGGCCCGGCTCCCATCACTCTGCCAAGTCGCACGACATAGAGATGGTGGTGCAGCTGGTCGGCATCATGGTCACCTCGTGTATCTGCTGGAGCCCTCTGCTG ATCTTTGGCCTGATGTCCGTGATCCACTCCTACACAGGATCCATCGGGGACGACCTGTCCAACTATAAAACCCTGATGGTGATGGGCGTGAGGCTGGCCACATGGAACCAGATCCTCGATCCCTGGGTCTACATACTGCTGCGCCGCACCGTCCTCCGCAAAATCTACCTCATTGCCAAGTGCCAAGTGGGCCTGAGGGGTAATATATTAGGCCGCTGGGAGCCGACCTCTTTTCCCAGCTCAGAGAAGAAGGAAGTCAACCAAGTGTGA